The Humulus lupulus chromosome 3, drHumLupu1.1, whole genome shotgun sequence genome window below encodes:
- the LOC133822812 gene encoding uncharacterized protein LOC133822812, producing MAVNSPSHCAAAQLSRCLRTRSPFPFSYRNFFRTCLSTEAPTPRLVSVRCQKPSSDGFQSMPATSLEDSEASIGSSGSSSTSSVIDFLTLCHRLKATKRKGWINHGIQNPESISDHMYRMALMALIVRDLPGVNRERCIKIAIVHDIAEAIVGDITPSDGVPKEEKRRMEQAALNEMCKILDGDLRAEEIKELWEEYEYNSSTEANLVKDFDKVEMILQALEYEEEHGKVLDEFFLSTAGKFQTEIGKSLAAEINSRRNST from the exons ATGGCGGTTAATTCACCGAGTCATTGTGCTGCGGCTCAGTTGAGTCGATGTCTTCGTACTCGTTCTCCTTTTCCTTTCTCCTATCGGAACTTTTTCAGAACCTGTTTATCTACTGAAGCTCCTACTCCAAGGCTGGTATCTGTTCGTTGTCAGAAACCCAGTTCGGATGGATTCCAGTCCATGCCAGCGACCAGCTTGGAGGACTCCGAAGCCTCGATTGGCTCATCGGGTTCGTCGTCGACTTCCTCCGTCATTGATTTTCTCACATTGTGTCATCGCCTCAAG GCCACAAAGAGAAAGGGATGGATCAACCATGGAATACAGAATCCCGAGTCAATTTCCGATCATATGTACCGGATGGCTTTGATGGCTTTGATTGTTCGTGACCTTCCTGGTGTAAACAGAGAAAG GTGTATAAAGATAGCAATTGTGCATGATATTGCTGAAG CTATTGTCGGAGATATAACACCATCTGATGGCGTGcctaaagaagaaaaaaggaggaTGGAGCAGGCAGCTTTAAATGAAATGTGTAAAATTCTTGATGGAGATTTGAGGG CTGAAGAGATTAAAGAATTATGGGAAGAGTATGAATATAATTCTTCCACCGAGGCTAATCTTGTCAAAGATTTTGACAAG GTAGAAATGATCCTCCAAGCTTTGGAATATGAAGAAG AACATGGGAAGGTGCTGGATGAGTTTTTTCTTTCAACAGCAG GAAAATTCCAGACCGAGATTGGAAAAAGTTTAGCTGCTGAGATCAATAGTAGAAGAAATTCAACATAG
- the LOC133822811 gene encoding dof zinc finger protein DOF5.6, producing MSFTSSLQVCMDSSDWLQGSIHEDSSGMDSSSPSNDMLACSRPLMERRLRPPHDQALKCPRCDSTHTKFCYYNNYSLSQPRYFCKTCRRYWTKGGTLRNIPVGGGCRKNKKVSSKKPNDNNSDVVLANNNNNNMNPVGPTDLQLAFPDQVQYCHLMGSSASHGSGPNSFFESPRPIDFMESKFEALVGNSSGNYDFMGNNTSNGDMGMAGIGLGNLGGTHNNNNHHHHHHHHHGGGMVLEPNFNGLCPPYGMSLDGTSTGTFMDTCQRIMLPYEGNHEDQNGIDVKPNPKLLSLEWQDQGCSNAGKDSFGYLNGLGSWSGVMNNYGPSTSNPLV from the exons ATGAGTTTTACTTCTTCCCTCCAAGTTTGCATGGATTCATCAGATTGGCTACAG GGTAGCATTCACGAGGACTCGTCAGGAATGGACTCTTCTTCTCCCTCAAACGACATGCTCGCATGCTCAAGGCCCTTAATGGAACGAAGGCTTAGACCCCCACACGACCAAGCCCTCAAGTGCCCAAGATGTGACTCAACCCACACCAAGTTTTGCTACTACAACAACTACAGCCTCTCTCAGCCCAGGTACTTCTGCAAGACCTGTCGTAGGTATTGGACCAAAGGTGGCACCCTCCGCAACATCCCCGTCGGAGGCGGTTGTCGTAAGAACAAGAAAGTCTCCTCCAAGAAGCCCAACGACAACAATTCAGATGTCGTTTTAgctaataataacaacaacaatatgAATCCAGTTGGGCCCACCGACCTTCAGCTGGCGTTCCCGGACCAAGTTCAGTATTGTCACCTCATGGGGAGTAGTGCATCTCATGGGTCAGGCCCAAATAGCTTCTTTGAAAGCCCAAGGCCCATTGATTTCATGGAGAGCAAATTTGAAGCCCTAGTGGGAAACTCATCTGGGAACTATGATTTTATGGGGAATAACACCAGTAATGGAGATATGGGCATGGCTGGGATTGGACTTGGTAACTTAGGTGgtacacataataataataatcatcatcatcatcatcatcatcatcatggtGGTGGAATGGTACTCGAACCCAATTTTAATGGCTTATGTCCTCCATATGGGATGTCCCTAGATGGGACCAGTACTGGGACTTTTATGGACACGTGTCAAAGGATAATGTTACCATACGAAGGGAATCATGAAGACCAAAATGGGATTGATGTGAAGCCAAATCCTAAGCTCTTATCCCTTGAGTGGCAAGACCAGGGTTGTTCTAATGCTGGGAAAGACTCATTTGGGTACCTCAATGGGTTAGGGTCGTGGTCCGGCGTGATGAACAATTATGGACCCTCCACATCGAACCCATTAGTTTAA